The following proteins are encoded in a genomic region of Pyrus communis chromosome 11, drPyrComm1.1, whole genome shotgun sequence:
- the LOC137708778 gene encoding ankyrin repeat-containing protein ITN1-like yields the protein MEYITHLYRANYELREITNEKGRNIFQFAAECRQHKVFSLLYGLDAQPHWRRFVSTLDKSRNNMLHVVGTISSAAQINLIRGAALQMQRELQWFKEVEHFAEPGDHEIVNSTDEMTPRELFTKGHKDLVKEGEKAMKDTATSCTVVGALIVTIMFAAAFTVPGGNKQDTGLPIFLSKRAFITFIVSDVISLFSSTTSVMIFLGILTSRYAEDDFLKSLPTKMILGLITLFLSIAAMMIAFSSALSIMLDGKSSIASLLTLLAIVPVASFIWMQFPLLLELVISTYGAGVFDRKIKNWPYEDPKYSASC from the exons ATGGAGTATATTACTCATTTATACAGAGCAAATTATGAACTCCGTGAGATCACCAATGAAAAAGGCCGGAACATCTTTCAATTTGCAGCTGAATGTCGTCAACATAAAGTTTTTAGTCTCTTATATGGACTAGATGCTCAACCTCATTGGCGACGGTTCGTAAGTACGCTTGATAAGTCGAGGAATAACATGCTGCATGTGGTAGGAACTATTTCCTCCGCCGCACAGATTAATCTTATTCGAGGTGCAGCTTTGCAAATGCAAAGGGAACTGCAATGGTTCAAG GAGGTGGAACATTTTGCAGAGCCGGGAGATCATGAAATAGTAAATAGCACGGATGAGATGACACCACGTGAATTATTTACCAAGGGTCACAAGGACTTGGTGAAAGAGGGTGAAAAGGCAATGAAAGATACAGCAACATCTTGTACAGTCGTAGGGGCTCTCATCGTCACTATCATGTTTGCTGCAGCGTTTACGGTTCCTGGTGGAAATAAACAAGATACAGGTCTTCCTATATTTTTAAGTAAGAGAGCATTCATAACTTTTATAGTTTCAGATGTTATATCGCTCTTTTCTTCCACAACTTCAGTAATGATATTTTTGGGAATCCTCACATCACGTTATGCCGAAGATGATTTCCTCAAATCATTGCcaacaaaaatgatattagGCCTTATCACCCTTTTTTTATCTATCGCGGCAATGATGATAGCTTTTTCTTCAGCCCTTTCCATTATGCTAGATGGAAAATCATCTATTGCTAGTCTacttactttgcttgctattgttcCAGTGGCATCTTTCATATGGATGCAATTTCCCCTCCTCCTTGAGTTAGTCATTTCTACTTATGGAGCAGGCGTGTTTGacaggaaaataaaaaattggccTTATGAAGACCCTAAATACTCGGCCTCGTGTTAA